The Roseovarius indicus genome has a segment encoding these proteins:
- a CDS encoding low molecular weight protein-tyrosine-phosphatase, translated as MTTRILFVCLGNICRSPTAEGVFRTLAPDTETDSCGTSDWHVGEPPYAEMQRAALARGYDLSDLRARQFTPHDFTRFDLIVAMDASNLDAIEARRPTGNATPVRLFTDYAPEAGMDHVPDPYYTRDFDGTLDLIEKAARGLKSSL; from the coding sequence ATGACCACCCGGATTCTCTTCGTCTGCCTCGGCAATATCTGCCGCTCGCCCACCGCCGAGGGGGTGTTCCGCACGCTGGCCCCCGACACCGAAACCGACAGCTGCGGCACCAGCGACTGGCACGTCGGCGAGCCGCCCTATGCCGAGATGCAGCGCGCCGCCCTCGCCCGCGGCTACGACCTCTCCGACCTGCGCGCCCGCCAGTTCACACCCCATGACTTCACCCGCTTCGACCTGATCGTCGCGATGGACGCCTCGAACCTCGACGCCATCGAGGCCCGCCGCCCCACAGGCAACGCCACCCCCGTGCGCCTTTTCACCGACTACGCCCCCGAGGCCGGCATGGATCACGTCCCCGACCCCTACTACACCCGCGATTTCGACGGCACGCTCGACCTGATCGAAAAAGCGGCACGCGGCCTCAAATCGAGCCTCTGA
- a CDS encoding NAD-dependent deacylase, whose protein sequence is MEKIVILTGAGISAESGLGTFRDEGGLWTQYALEDVATPEGFARDPVLVHEFYNARRAHAAEAVPNPAHLALARLEEALGGEVLIVTQNVDGLHEKAGCRNVLHMHGQLDRALCAGCGHRWEAPLEMSVEDACPACGARAVRPDVVWFGEMPYHMDRIDRELAEADIFAAIGTSGQVYPAAAFGQMAGAYGARTVELNLERSAASEDFGEMRHGPASKVVPAWVEEVLGV, encoded by the coding sequence ATGGAAAAGATCGTGATCCTGACGGGGGCGGGGATTTCGGCCGAAAGCGGGCTGGGGACGTTCCGGGACGAGGGCGGGCTGTGGACGCAGTACGCGCTGGAGGATGTGGCGACGCCGGAGGGGTTCGCCCGCGATCCGGTGCTGGTGCATGAGTTCTACAATGCAAGGCGGGCGCATGCGGCGGAGGCGGTGCCGAACCCGGCGCACCTGGCGCTGGCGCGGCTGGAGGAGGCGTTGGGCGGCGAGGTGCTGATCGTGACGCAGAACGTGGACGGGCTGCACGAGAAGGCCGGGTGCCGGAACGTGCTGCACATGCACGGGCAGCTTGACCGGGCGCTGTGCGCGGGCTGCGGGCACCGGTGGGAGGCGCCGTTGGAGATGTCGGTGGAGGATGCCTGCCCGGCCTGCGGGGCGAGGGCGGTGCGGCCAGACGTGGTGTGGTTCGGGGAGATGCCCTATCACATGGACCGGATCGACCGGGAGCTGGCGGAGGCGGATATCTTCGCGGCGATCGGGACGTCGGGGCAGGTGTATCCGGCGGCGGCCTTCGGGCAGATGGCGGGGGCCTATGGCGCGCGGACGGTGGAGCTGAACCTCGAGCGGTCGGCGGCGTCGGAGGATTTCGGCGAGATGCGGCACGGGCCGGCGAGCAAGGTGGTGCCGGCCTGGGTGGAGGAAGTGCTGGGGGTGTGA
- the rpmB gene encoding 50S ribosomal protein L28 codes for MSRVCELTGKKPMVGMNSSHANNKTKRRYLPNLNDVTLQSETLGRGIKLRITASALRSVDHRGGLDAFLAKAKDDTLSANALKVKKEIAKAQAANA; via the coding sequence ATGTCGCGCGTGTGCGAACTGACCGGAAAGAAGCCGATGGTTGGCATGAACTCCAGCCACGCCAACAACAAGACCAAGCGCCGGTACCTGCCGAACCTGAACGATGTGACCCTGCAGTCCGAAACGCTGGGCCGCGGCATCAAGCTGCGGATCACGGCCTCGGCCCTGCGCAGCGTCGACCATCGCGGCGGCCTGGACGCGTTTCTTGCCAAGGCAAAAGACGACACGCTTTCGGCCAACGCGCTGAAAGTGAAGAAAGAGATTGCGAAGGCACAGGCGGCCAACGCCTGA